In Drosophila santomea strain STO CAGO 1482 chromosome 2L, Prin_Dsan_1.1, whole genome shotgun sequence, a single window of DNA contains:
- the LOC120457293 gene encoding protein O-mannosyl-transferase TMTC2: protein MPSVEPWLGGDSYSWLGMLRLRLHKSNMDFTCLLCCSLAFVLYLNTLGAGFVYDDRRAILANADVSGGTPWQRSFSNDFWGTPLTDSGSHGSWRPLCVLSFRLNYLIGGGFAPWGFHLVNNLLHCVATALVVRVARTLLASVWAVLAAGALFAAHPIHTEAVAGVVGRADVAACVCYLLTYLSYLRHMRWRESGDPRQWLALGATLILAAAGLLCKETAITALLVCALFDVMRGLGGQVDKQRLRSVCIVLGALFCMAYCRLVIVPGPQTAFSSADNPIARTPSAWTRLLTFLYLPVFNLRLLLQPNVLSFDWGMDALPRVTSLWDRRNAQSACFYSVLVGVAWRSCRQLLSGSKELGHSGVGSTFPQYHIQKVASRKSRSKRKRMANNTKYQAFEAAYHHQQQQQEALPCRDCNNNNSSGYVYEGSTPVPAAPAQNPHLVSSAFRGSRSSSSCSNSTNSSTSSSSSSSSSSSSSSSSSSSSSSSLGSGFQCSSKDYALEGMSSANRNACVLIMSLGFLALPFLPASNLLFYVGFVVAERLLYLPSVGFCLLVGFGVAKLMACSPRTRNTLLLSFSVLLAAMSLRTLRRNADWRDEESLYRSAIAINPPKALGNLGSVLSSQGRYEEAKQVLQEAIRFRPNMADVHFNLGILHQNQQVYTAAVECFQRAIKFRPNLAVAYLNLGISFIALGKRQQAIEILQAGSNLDGASVRDRSAHDQARSSAYLQLGALYAEQGKLQRALAIYREALSSLPGLPQQREVLYQRIGDVLGRLQQWDEAERHHRAALELQPNQVAAHLSYGITLARNSSRASEAEMWFKRALKLAPEQASVYHHYAEFLSLQSRHHESAIYHRRAAELAPNDYALVVAAATAMRLLDRKVEAELWYRKAVALRPDDAHAHTNLGAILHLLGRTNHAAASYKAALRLQPGDAITLGNLAKLGVTNV, encoded by the exons ATGCCGTCTGTGGAACCCTGGCTGGGGGGCGATTCCTATTCCTGGCTGGGGATGCTGCGGCTCCGGCTGCATAAATCAAA CATGGACTTCACGTGCCTCCTCTGCTGCAGCCTGGCCTTCGTCCTGTATCTGAACACCCTGGGCGCCGGCTTCGTCTACGACGACAG ACGCGCCATCCTGGCCAACGCGGATGTCTCGGGCGGAACTCCCTGGCAGCGGAGCTTCTCCAACGACTTCTGGGGCACTCCGCTGACGGACAGCGGATCCCACGGCTCCTGGCGACCGCTGTGCGTGCTCAGCTTCCGGCTGAACTACCTCATTGGCGGCGGCTTTGCGCCATGGGGCTTCCACCTGGTCAACAATCTGCTCCACTGTGTGGCCACGGCTCTGGTGGTGCGGGTGGCGCGCACCCTCCTCGCCTCCGTGTGGGCGGTCCTGGCCGCCGGCGCCCTCTTCGCCGCTCATCCGATTCACACGGAGGCGGTGGCCGGCGTGGTGGGTCGGGCGGACGTGGCCGCCTGCGTGTGCTACCTGCTCACGtacctcagctacctgcggCACATGAGGTGGCGCGAATCGGGGGATCCCCGCCAGTGGCTGGCCCTGGGAGCCACCTTGATCCTGGCCGCAGCCGGCCTCCTCTGCAAGGAGACGGCCATTACGGCGCTTCTGGTCTGCGCCCTCTTCGACGTGATGCGCGGTCTCGGCGGACAGGTGGACAAG CAACGCCTACGCTCCGTGTGCATAGTTCTGGGAGCTCTCTTCTGCATGGCCTACTGCCGCCTAGTGATCGTCCCTGGACCGCAGACGGCCTTCTCCAGCGCGGACAACCCCATTGCGAGGACACCCTCCGCCTGGACGAGATTGCTGACCTTCCTCTACCTGCCCGTCTTCAatctgcgactgctgctgcagccCAATGTGCTGAGCTTCGACTGGGGCATGGATGCCCTGCCCAGAGTCACTTCCTTGTGGGATCGCCGCAATGCGCAGTCCGCCTGTTTCTACTCcgtgctggtgggcgtggcgtgGCGCAGCTGCAGACAACTGCTGAGCGGATCGAAGGAGCTGGGCCACAGTGGAGTGGGCTCCACGTTCCCGCAGTATCACATCCAGAAGGTGGCCAGTCGCAAGTCGCGCTCCAAGCGCAAGCGGATGGCCAACAACACCAAGTACCAAGCCTTTGAGGCAGCCTATCatcaccaacagcagcagcaggaagcGCTTCCATGTCGCGattgcaacaacaataacagcagtGGCTACGTCTACGAGGGCAGCACCCCCGTTCCTGCAGCTCCAGCCCAAAACCCTCACCTTGTGTCTTCCGCCTTCCGCGGCtcccgcagcagcagcagctgcagcaacagcacaaACAGCTCCACTTCtagctccagctcctccagctcgaGTTCCAGCTCGAGTtccagtagcagcagcagctccagctccagcttgGGAAGCGGCTTCCAGTGCTCCTCCAAGGACTACGCGCTGGAGGGGATGTCGTCCGCGAATCGGAACGCTTGCGTGCTCATCATGTCCCTTGGCTTCCTGGCACTGCCCTTCCTGCCCGCCAGCAACCTGTTGTTCTACGTGGGATTCGTGGTGGCCGAGCGACTCCTGTACCTGCCCAGCGTCGGCTTCTGCCTGCTGGTGGGCTTTGGGGTCGCCAAGCTGATGGCCTGCAGCCCGAGGACTCGCAATACCCTGCTCCTGAGCTTCAGTGTCCTGCTGGCCGCCATGAGCCTGCGCACTCTGAGGAGGAACGCCGATTGGCGGGACGAGGAGAGCCTCTACCGCAGCGCCATTGCCATCAATCCGCCAAAGG CGCTGGGCAATCTGGGCAGCGTACTCAGCTCACAAGGGCGATACGAGGAGGCCAAACAGGTCCTGCAGGAGGCCATTCGCTTCAGGCCCAACATGGCGGATGTGCACTTTAATCT GGGCATCCTGCACCAGAATCAGCAGGTCTATACCGCAGCTGTCGAGTGCTTTCAGCGCGCCATCAAGTTTCGACCAAATCTGGCGG TGGCGTACCTCAACCTGGGCATATCATTCATAGCGCTGGGCAAGCGGCAGCAGGCCATCGAAATCCTGCAGGCGGGCTCCAACCTGGATGGCGCTTCTGTGCGAGATCGCTCCGCTCATGACCAGGCTCGCAGCTCGGCCTACCTGCAGCTGGGCGCCCTCTACGCGGAGCAGGGCAAGCTCCAGCGTGCCCTGGCCATCTACCGGGAGGCTCTCTCCTCGCTGCCAGGACTGCCGCAGCAGCGGGAGGTGCTCTACCAGCGGATCGGCGATGTCCTCGGTCGCCTGCAGCAGTGGGACGAGGCGGAGCGACACCATCGCGCCGCCCTGGAGCTGCAGCCCAACCAGGTGGCCGCCCATCTCTCCTACGGCATCACGCTGGCCAGGAAT AGCAGCCGCGCCTCGGAGGCGGAGATGTGGTTCAAGCGAGCCCTGaaactggcgcccgaacaggcCAGTGTGTATCATCACTATG CCGAATTCCTCTCGCTGCAGTCGCGACATCATGAGTCCGCCATCTATCATCGCCGAGCGGCggaattggcgcccaacgatTACGCTCTGGTGGTGGCCGCTGCCACTGCGATGCGGCTGCTGGACAGGAAAGTGGAGGCGGAGCTGTGGTACAGAAAG GCTGTGGCTCTGCGCCCGGACGACGCCCATGCCCACACCAATCTGGGCGCCATACTGCATCTGCTGGGACGCACCAATCACGCGGCAGCTAGCTACAAGGCGGCCCTGAGACTCCAGCCCGGCGATGCCATCACGCTGGGCAACCTGGCCAAGCTGGGTGTCACGAATGTCTAG